GTAGCCAGCATTTTAGCAGACTCCACTCTATATTTTTTATCATTACCAAAACGAGATACCATCCTTGGCTGGTCATGATTATTTAAAAATAAAGAATTCCATCCCTTTTCTTTTAAACCTGTATACCATTTATACATTATATTTTTAAAAGTTGTAAGTCTCCATGGAACAATGTCCCATTTACCTTCCTCTCCTGAATCTATTTCCATCATTTCAAATTGAAACACCATATTTAATTCATTTCTATCATTATCCACATAGAGTTTACCTATCTCAGGAGTAACCCCTGGAGTTTCTCCTACAGTCATAATATCATATTTACTAAGTACTTTCTTATTCATCTCCTGTAAATATTCATGTACCCTTGGTCCATTAGCAGTAAAAGGAAAACCATTTCCATACAAATCATCCTCACCCTTATCACCGTCAGGTAGTCCTGGAACCTTTGAAATCAAGTTTATAACATCCATTCTAAAACCATCTATGCCTTGATCCAACCAAAACTTCATCATGTCATATACTTCTTTTCTCACCTTTTCATTTTCCCAATTTAAATCAGGCTGTTTTGTAGAAAATAGATGTAAATAGTATTGATCTGAAGTTTCATCATACTTCCAAGCCGAACCACTGAAAAATGACCCCCAGTTGTTTGGTGGATTACCATCCTTTCCATCTCTCCAAATATAATAATCTCTATACTGGTTATCTTTAGATTTTTTACTTTCCACAAACCATTTGTGCTCATCAGAAGTATGATTTACTACTAAATCCATTATCAGTTTTATATCTCTTGAATGCATCTCTTTAAGTAATTCATTGAAATCTTCTTTTGTACCAAACTCATCCATTATATCTCTATAATCACTTATATCATATCCATTGTCGTCATTAGGTGATTTATAAACAGGACACAACCATATAATATTTACTCCTAAATTCTTTAGATAATCTAATTTTTCAATAATACCTCTTAAATCTCCTATACCGTCTCCATTGGAATCTTTAAAACTCCTTGGGTATATCTGATAAACTACTCCCTCTTTCCACCAATTTTTGTTCATTATATTAATCCCCTTTCACATAATTAAATAATATATTTATTTTTAATTTATTAATATTAAATTTTAAATCTCCTTTTTAATCCTATATATACATATTAAACAGATAACTTTATTATTTTACAGCTCCTGTAGTAATACCATCTCTAATCCATCTCTGTGCAAATATATAAACTATAAGAAGCGGCAGCAAAGCTAATAAATAAGAAGCAAATGCCAAATTATAGTTAGTAGCAAATTGTGATTTAAATACATATTGAACTAAAGGTAATGTTGCCATCTTTGAGTCGCTTAAAAGTATAAGTGGCATCAAGAAGTCATTCCATGTCCATAAACAAGTGGTTATTGCAACTGTTGCATTTATAGGTTTTAATAGTGGAAATATAACATGTCTAAATACTTGAAATGTAGTTGCTCCATCTATTATTGCTGCTTCTTCTAGGGACTTAGGAATAGATTTAATATAGCCGGTGTATAGGAATATATTAAATGGTAATCCAAATACAGCATATACAAATATAATACCAAATATATTGTCCATGTGAACACTGCTTACCTGTTTAACAAGAGGAAGCATTATTATTGGAAATGGTACAAACATAGCACTTACAAAATAATAGTATAGACCGCTAAAAAATTTCTTATCTCTATTCCTAGCTATAGCGTAGGCAACTAGAGAATTTGAAAGTATAGTTAAAATTAATACGAAAACTGTTATTATGAAACTGTTTTTAAATGCTCCAAAGAAATTTGTCATTTCAATAGCTTTGGAAAAGTTTTCAAAGTGCAGTGTTTTTGGAAAAGATAAAGCATTTGGGATCATTTGCTCTGGCGACTTTATAGCTATTAAAACAGTAATGTACAATGGCAATATTATAGTAACTAAGGCAACAATTGCTAGTATTATAGTTGTAATCCAATTTGCACCTTTTTTCTTCATAATACTTTTTCCTCCCTTTTTTCAAGAATTCTAAGCTGAAACAAAGATATAGCTACAATAACAATGAAATAAATAACAGCATTAGCAGATTGATAAGCAAAGCTTCCCTGATTAAATCCGCCATTATATATGACAAAAGATATAGATTGAGTGGCTCCCCCTGGTCCCCCACCAGTCATTGCCATTACTTGGTCAAATACCATTAAGAAATTCTTCATACACAAAACCATATTTATAGTAAAAAATGGGGCTATAAGGGGAAATATTATATCTTTAAATTTATGCCAGTTATTGGCACCATCTATTTCACAAGCTTCATATACTTCATTATCAATAGTTTGAAGCCCTGATATATATATTATTGTATTGAAGGCAATAGCCTGCCAAGCAGCTACAAATACTATTCCAAGCCATGCAAGGTTTTCATCTCCCAGTATATTCTTACTAAGTGCTGCCATATTTAAAGATTGTCCTATATTAGGTACTATATGTGCAAATACAAAATTGAATATAAAAGCTACTATTAAAGCTCCCAGTATATTGGGAATAAAATATACAGCTTTCAAAGTATTTTTAAATTTAATTTTTGAGTTCAATCCTACAGCTATTAAAAGACTAGCTACATTTACTATAATGGTAGTTAAAATTGCAAATTTAAAAGTAAACATATATGCATTAAAGATATTACTGTCTTGAAATACTGCAATATAGTTTTTAATACCTACAAAATCCCAGCTTCCAAATCCCTTGTAATTAGTAAAGCTATAAAATATACCTTTTAAAAGTGCCATGGTGTGAAATATAAAAAACAATATGACCGCAGGTATAACCATTACATAAAAAGCCTTTTTACTTTTCAATTCTTTCACCTTCCTATTGTTAAAATTTACATTATTTTAAAAATTTACATTACCCTGTATACTTAAATCACCTTCTGTTATTTGCCTTATGATATTCTACATCCAGTTTTTTTAGAAATTCAGCTTTATTTTTCTTAGTATATAGTCCTTGTATTAAACTTGCTGTATCAAAAGCTGCTGGATAATAGTGATCAGAGAATCCTATAATTTTACCTTCAGTTAAACTGTGCTGAATTTCTGAAACACTTGGATCTTTTTGTTCTACACCTTTAACTGCTGAAAAAGCAAATTGATCTTTTATATATTTTTGTACATTTTCTTTTTCAATCATGTAGGATATAAATTTTTTTGCTTCGACCTGATGAGGTGAATCCTTTGATATGGCAAAGGCTACATCAACTCCAGAAAGTACACTGTTTTTACTTGCATCACTACTAGCTGGCAGCATGAACATACCTAAATTTATTTTGGGATTTCCCTTTTTGATTTCGCTGATTGCCCAGTTTCCCTGTATATACATAAAAGCTTTACCTTGTGAAAAAGCCGCATTACCATCATCATAAGATACACCTAAAATATCCTTTTCGGCATTATTTCCTATTTGCATCATCTTATCTACTATTTCACCATGAGTAGCAGAAAAAGTAGTTTTTTCAGCCTTCCTATCTTTCAAAAAATTTTTAGGCTGCAAATTACTGGTTAAAGCATTCCAATAGGGCATTCCCGTCCATGAATCTTTTAAAGTCAAATAAAATGATGTTCCTCCACTAGCTTTAATTTTATTACATACAGCTATAAGTTCATCCCAGGTTGTAGGAACTTCTAATCCTAATTTTGTAAATAAATCTTTATTGTATATAATTCCACATGCATTTGTAGCATAAGGTATAGCATAAACCTTACCATCTGGCTTTTCCTTTAATTGATTCATCATTTCAAGATAAGCTTTATCTATATTCTTTGTAAAACTTTCATTAGTTAAATTGGAAAGCATATCAGCATCTACAAGGGGTGCATAGTTTACAGCATCTCCACCTAAACTCATAATATCAGGAACATCATCTTTGGTAAGCCTTGCCTTTAAAACAGTTCCTGCATCTGCAGGTGCAGAAAGTGTTACATTGATATCAGGGTTTTGTTTGTTAAAATCAGTAATCATTGATTGAAGAATATTTTTATTTTCAGGTTTAGTAGAGAACACTTCCAGTTGTACTTTATCCTTATCAGCAGAATCTGTATTACATCCCACTAATAATGTTGAACTCATCACTAAAGTTATACCTAAAGTTACTAATAATTTTAATTTCTCTTTCATTTTTACCCTCCTCATATTTTTATATAATCAATGAATCTTATATATTAAATTGAAATTTATAAGCAGACTATATTGATACTGCATAAAATCATGTTAATCGTTTACGTAAAACATATAAAATTTATATATGTTTTATTGCCAATACCTATTCATTAACTCAAAATTCATATAGTTCTAGTTAATCGTTTACGTATGGTATAAAAAATTATACTATACTTTTTACCGTATTTCTCTCAGCTATTTTAAATGGCATAATTAAACTTTCGACATTGTCAGATGAACTTATTTTTTTCTCAAGTATCTTAACCGCTTTTTCCCCCATGTCATAAAAAGGCTGAACTAATGTAGTCAACGGTGGATAGCACATCTCTCCTATTTGTGTACCATCATATCCTATAATAGATATATCTTCTGGTATTTTTAGCCCTGTCTTATGAGCTACTGATATAGCTCCTATGGCAATTTCGTCGCAGGAAGCAAAAATTGCTGTAAATTTTTCTTTTTCTTTTAGTAATTGTTCCATACTTGTAATGCCATCCTTAAAAGAAAATCCGTTATGCTTTATAAGATTTTCTTTTACCTTAAGTTTGTTGTTCCTCAATGCATCTATAAATGCCTGCAAACGTGGAATACCTGCTATAGGATCTAATGGATTCCCTCCCAGCATGGCTATATCTCTATGTCCCATCTTGATCAAATATTCAACTGCTGCATAGGAGGCTTTATAATCATCAACTTTAATATATGGTATAGAGTAACCACTGTACATTGTAGAAATAAGAACAACTGGTATATTAACTCTTACTATATTTTCTATTAAACTCTTTTCAGGGGGCAGACTGCATACAATTATTCCATCTACTTGTCTTTCTATCATTATCTTTATATATTCTTCGGTTCTGTCTCCATTATCTCCCACATTACATATTATTACGCTATAGCCACTATTATGAGCTGAATCCTGTATACCATTTAAAATTTCTGTATAGAAGTTAGTGCCTACCTTAGGCATTAATACAGCAATAGTATTGCTGCTCTTGATCTTTAAGTTTCTAGCAATATCATTTCTTCGATAACCTATTTCATCAATAACCTGAATTACTCGTTTTCTAGTATCTTCCGAATATCCTCCTAGGTCATTTAATATTCTGGAAACAGTAGCCACAGATACTTCTGATTGTTTTGCTACATCTTTAATTGTGGGATTTTTAACTGTAAATTTCATTTATCTCACCGCCTTTCGTAAACGTTTAACACATCTTTATTATACTACTTTTTTTATAAATGTCTACAATTTTTGTAGAAAATTTAGCATACAAATAAAATGCTATTAATCGTATATCTAGCATAAAAACTTTAATTTATAAACTCACACTCATTTTATATTCTAAATATTTTAATAATAAAATCTGGTTGATCAAAAAAAATTGTGTTGTAGTAGACACCTCTATTTGGCCATTTACTGAAAATGAATGAGTATAAAATTGCAGGCTAATATCACTAAGAGAAGCCAGTTCGTTATTTCCAACTTGAGTAATAGAAATAATTTTTATTCCAATCTTCTTTAATCTACGTGCAAATTCATTCATAAAAGTATTATTTCCTGATAGAGAAAGTAAGAAAAATATATCTTTTGAGGATAGATAATCTAAAATAATATTAGATTCTTCTCTTCCCTCTAAAACATAAATTAACTTTTTAACAGGAATCATGTTTCTCTTTAAGTCCTTTGCAGCACTTTTTTGCACTGAACCTGTACCGTATATATATATTTTATCTGCTTTTTCAAACAACTGAAATATATCTTTAAAATCTGTTTTTTTCATTACCTCTATAGTTTTTTCTATATCCTTATATACCTTTTGAATTTCTCTATCATCGAACTTATTTTTTTCATTATTTCCCTGCATATTTTCCCATTTTAGATAGATCTTCATCTCACTATATCCCTGAAGTCCAAGTTTACGTGCAAATCTTAAAATTGTAGTATGAGATGTATTACATTCTAAAGCTAATTCTTTTATGGACATAGTCTGACATTCTTTTTTATGATGTAGTATATAATTCCATATATACAGATCACTTTCATTTAACTTTCCATAATTCTCTTCAATTAATGTTTCTAAATTCATATTACTCCCTCTTCTTTTTTTGTGATTCATATTCCATATACTTTAAAAATAGAATCTCTATTAAGATAAAATATGATGTTACAGACTCAAAATTCATATGGTTAAAAACATTTGGAATTAAGGCCGTAGAAGTATAAAGATTGTAATCGCTTAACTTAGCCAGAGAATTATCCTCTAATCTAGTTATAGATATTATTGGTACATTTCTTATTTTCAAATTTTTAGAAAAGTCTACAATAAACTTATTTTCTCCTGACAAAGAAATCATTATAAATAAATCTTCATCTGTAACAAAGTTTATTATAGAATTTACTTCATCATAACCACTCAAATCATAAAACTGCTTGCCGACATTCATAAAAATACGTTTAATTTCTTTTTTTATGGAGGATTGAACCATTCCTATTCCATATACATAAAGAGTTTTAGCTTTATCAATAGCATCAAAAATTTCTGTGCAATCCTTTTCTTTTATTCTTTTAATCACTTCATTATAACTATTACATACTATTTCTACATTATTTATATTTTCCTTTGACTTTTCGTTATCCAGCTTTAGATAAAACTTTAACTCACCATATCCCTTTAAATTCAGTTTTTGAGAAAATCTTAAAACCGTTGTCCTTGAAACGCTGCATTTATGGGCTAACTCATCAATTGAAAGGCTCTCACATTCTTTGCGATGTTTTGAAATATAATTCCAAATGTATAAGTCATTCTCATTTAACTTCTTATGGTATTTATTTATCATCTCATCTAAATTCAATCTACACCACTCTTCTCTTTTTTAAACTTCTTAAATTTTACATTATATTTTTTATTTTGTCTATGTACATAAAAAGACAGCAATCTTTTCAATTGCTGTCTTTTTAGATAATATATTATTTTAATTCTGGCCAATAATCCTTATTTGCTTCAATTAAATCATCTAATATTAATTTTGCTACTCTTGCACTTGGTACTGTTTTTGAAAGTGTAAGTGCCTGCCATAATTTTTTATAACTTCCCTCTATCCATGCTTCTACTGTAAGTTTTTCTACACTTACCTGCTGTTCCATTAAACCTTTTTGGAA
This genomic window from Clostridium pasteurianum DSM 525 = ATCC 6013 contains:
- a CDS encoding glycoside hydrolase family 13 protein yields the protein MNKNWWKEGVVYQIYPRSFKDSNGDGIGDLRGIIEKLDYLKNLGVNIIWLCPVYKSPNDDNGYDISDYRDIMDEFGTKEDFNELLKEMHSRDIKLIMDLVVNHTSDEHKWFVESKKSKDNQYRDYYIWRDGKDGNPPNNWGSFFSGSAWKYDETSDQYYLHLFSTKQPDLNWENEKVRKEVYDMMKFWLDQGIDGFRMDVINLISKVPGLPDGDKGEDDLYGNGFPFTANGPRVHEYLQEMNKKVLSKYDIMTVGETPGVTPEIGKLYVDNDRNELNMVFQFEMMEIDSGEEGKWDIVPWRLTTFKNIMYKWYTGLKEKGWNSLFLNNHDQPRMVSRFGNDKKYRVESAKMLATFLHTWQGTPYIYQGEEIGMTNVEFKNIEDYRDIEIINMFKEKSEQGIDKDVLMKAIYAKGRDNARTPIQWDSSNNAGFTSGEPWIAVNPNYKEINVEKALEDKNSIFYYYQKLIKLRKENEIIVYGDLELIDRENESIFAYARNYNDEKLIVILNFYGENTKFKFHEDFQDKKVNLLISNYEVEDNNINDIILRPYEARVYKINSK
- a CDS encoding carbohydrate ABC transporter permease, with the translated sequence MKKKGANWITTIILAIVALVTIILPLYITVLIAIKSPEQMIPNALSFPKTLHFENFSKAIEMTNFFGAFKNSFIITVFVLILTILSNSLVAYAIARNRDKKFFSGLYYYFVSAMFVPFPIIMLPLVKQVSSVHMDNIFGIIFVYAVFGLPFNIFLYTGYIKSIPKSLEEAAIIDGATTFQVFRHVIFPLLKPINATVAITTCLWTWNDFLMPLILLSDSKMATLPLVQYVFKSQFATNYNLAFASYLLALLPLLIVYIFAQRWIRDGITTGAVK
- a CDS encoding carbohydrate ABC transporter permease, with translation MKSKKAFYVMVIPAVILFFIFHTMALLKGIFYSFTNYKGFGSWDFVGIKNYIAVFQDSNIFNAYMFTFKFAILTTIIVNVASLLIAVGLNSKIKFKNTLKAVYFIPNILGALIVAFIFNFVFAHIVPNIGQSLNMAALSKNILGDENLAWLGIVFVAAWQAIAFNTIIYISGLQTIDNEVYEACEIDGANNWHKFKDIIFPLIAPFFTINMVLCMKNFLMVFDQVMAMTGGGPGGATQSISFVIYNGGFNQGSFAYQSANAVIYFIVIVAISLFQLRILEKREEKVL
- a CDS encoding ABC transporter substrate-binding protein produces the protein MKEKLKLLVTLGITLVMSSTLLVGCNTDSADKDKVQLEVFSTKPENKNILQSMITDFNKQNPDINVTLSAPADAGTVLKARLTKDDVPDIMSLGGDAVNYAPLVDADMLSNLTNESFTKNIDKAYLEMMNQLKEKPDGKVYAIPYATNACGIIYNKDLFTKLGLEVPTTWDELIAVCNKIKASGGTSFYLTLKDSWTGMPYWNALTSNLQPKNFLKDRKAEKTTFSATHGEIVDKMMQIGNNAEKDILGVSYDDGNAAFSQGKAFMYIQGNWAISEIKKGNPKINLGMFMLPASSDASKNSVLSGVDVAFAISKDSPHQVEAKKFISYMIEKENVQKYIKDQFAFSAVKGVEQKDPSVSEIQHSLTEGKIIGFSDHYYPAAFDTASLIQGLYTKKNKAEFLKKLDVEYHKANNRR
- a CDS encoding LacI family DNA-binding transcriptional regulator, encoding MKFTVKNPTIKDVAKQSEVSVATVSRILNDLGGYSEDTRKRVIQVIDEIGYRRNDIARNLKIKSSNTIAVLMPKVGTNFYTEILNGIQDSAHNSGYSVIICNVGDNGDRTEEYIKIMIERQVDGIIVCSLPPEKSLIENIVRVNIPVVLISTMYSGYSIPYIKVDDYKASYAAVEYLIKMGHRDIAMLGGNPLDPIAGIPRLQAFIDALRNNKLKVKENLIKHNGFSFKDGITSMEQLLKEKEKFTAIFASCDEIAIGAISVAHKTGLKIPEDISIIGYDGTQIGEMCYPPLTTLVQPFYDMGEKAVKILEKKISSSDNVESLIMPFKIAERNTVKSIV
- a CDS encoding MurR/RpiR family transcriptional regulator, whose amino-acid sequence is MNLETLIEENYGKLNESDLYIWNYILHHKKECQTMSIKELALECNTSHTTILRFARKLGLQGYSEMKIYLKWENMQGNNEKNKFDDREIQKVYKDIEKTIEVMKKTDFKDIFQLFEKADKIYIYGTGSVQKSAAKDLKRNMIPVKKLIYVLEGREESNIILDYLSSKDIFFLLSLSGNNTFMNEFARRLKKIGIKIISITQVGNNELASLSDISLQFYTHSFSVNGQIEVSTTTQFFLINQILLLKYLEYKMSVSL
- a CDS encoding MurR/RpiR family transcriptional regulator, translating into MNLDEMINKYHKKLNENDLYIWNYISKHRKECESLSIDELAHKCSVSRTTVLRFSQKLNLKGYGELKFYLKLDNEKSKENINNVEIVCNSYNEVIKRIKEKDCTEIFDAIDKAKTLYVYGIGMVQSSIKKEIKRIFMNVGKQFYDLSGYDEVNSIINFVTDEDLFIMISLSGENKFIVDFSKNLKIRNVPIISITRLEDNSLAKLSDYNLYTSTALIPNVFNHMNFESVTSYFILIEILFLKYMEYESQKKKRE